The proteins below are encoded in one region of Terriglobales bacterium:
- a CDS encoding PEP-CTERM sorting domain-containing protein, protein MGSFAMADQINGSATGLASPNTILTFDGGSGLADRVVVSSYFGVNFTGFGWDNGDLGQAGSIGFSGGDLVNGFFGWPTDTTMTIAFNATVTGAAFAAVDQNSSFTFQAYRGGANGTLVDTLTAAVAGTPGSGYIGFNNESFDTIVITRNGASDSSGLSIDNLQIIGPINLGVCCSSPAPDTSGGPGPGPGSGTGSNGFTYPDPAVVPEPSTMVLCGFGIIALVFKHTRS, encoded by the coding sequence ATGGGATCTTTCGCCATGGCGGATCAAATCAACGGCAGCGCTACCGGTCTGGCAAGCCCCAACACCATCCTTACTTTCGATGGAGGATCTGGCCTCGCCGACCGTGTAGTGGTGAGTTCGTACTTCGGCGTGAACTTCACCGGTTTTGGCTGGGACAATGGCGACCTGGGGCAAGCGGGTTCCATCGGATTTTCTGGCGGAGATCTGGTAAATGGATTCTTCGGCTGGCCCACCGACACCACCATGACCATCGCCTTTAACGCGACGGTGACCGGCGCCGCTTTCGCCGCCGTGGATCAGAACAGTTCGTTCACCTTCCAGGCTTACCGGGGGGGAGCCAACGGAACGCTCGTCGATACACTGACGGCCGCTGTGGCTGGCACTCCCGGGTCCGGCTACATCGGCTTCAACAACGAAAGCTTCGACACGATTGTTATCACCCGCAACGGCGCAAGCGATTCGTCTGGGCTGTCCATCGATAATCTTCAAATCATCGGGCCGATCAATCTCGGCGTGTGCTGTTCTAGTCCAGCACCAGACACCAGTGGCGGTCCCGGGCCAGGACCGGGATCGGGTACCGGCAGCAACGGCTTCACATATCCCGACCCGGCGGTTGTTCCTGAACCATCCACTATGGTCTTGTGTGGCTTCGGTATCATTGCCCTGGTTTTCAAACACACCAGGTCCTAA